The following are encoded in a window of Phragmites australis chromosome 22, lpPhrAust1.1, whole genome shotgun sequence genomic DNA:
- the LOC133905133 gene encoding HIPL1 protein-like, whose translation MEKISATVLLMALWCSFVLPHAAASSTVPPSPVCAGSGAPPVMLGDPLGFCGHTGISCCDAVDDAALREQFEDMNISDAECAAIVKAFLCARCIPSLSAVLFNTADPTKLSVPLLCAAGTPWSSSAAHQPVTASTRSTQVQDTVCLERISAGSYLNMAAHPDGSGRVFLSSRDGTIWLASMPKRGSGAALRVHRPFLDLTDRVLGLAGVAFHPEFATNGLFFVSYSCDSSASPACGGSRCWGAAAGNDLTPCQYQLVVAEFSAKGGADYSKATRADPSEVTRIFTMGLPQPHTSYSYQNHGGQILFRPRDSDGYLYLITGYGDFSKDRRSIWGKIIRFNVGGVPGESVWASGRGASKTDKPQIFTMGLNNPSGCNFDSERPSHLYCADVNDQQYERVYVISMGGNSSSKAAISLVINHGRPTDGRMPSIVGGLVYRGSADPSLEGRKVLSFPSFHSIHRFHV comes from the exons ATGGAGAAAATTAGCGCAACTGTGCTGCTCATGGCTCTCTGGTGCAGCTTCGTCCTTCCGCATGCTGCGGCATCCAGCACTGTTCCTCCTTCCCCGGTGTGCGCTGGCTCAG GGGCGCCGCCGGTGATGCTGGGAGACCCGCTGGGCTTCTGCGGCCACACCGGCATCAGCTGCTGCGACGCCGTCGACGACGCAGCTCTGAGGGAGCAGTTCGAGGACATGAACATCTCCGACGCCGAGTGCGCCGCCATCGTCAAGGCCTTCCTCTGCGCG AGATGCATCCCGTCTCTCTCGGCTGTGCTGTTCAACACGGCTGACCCGACGAAGCTCTCAGTTCCTCTGCTCTGCGCAGCAGGTACTCCTTGGTCGAGCTCTGCGGCGCACCAGCCCGTGACTGCTAGTACCAGATCGACGCAGGTCCAGGATACTGTGTGCCTGGAGAGAATCAGCGCGGGCTCCTACCTCAACATGGCCGCTCACCCGGACGGCTCGGGCCGAGTGTTCCTGTCCAGCCGGGACGGCACGATCTGGCTGGCCTCAATGCCCAAACGGGGATCTGGAGCCGCCTTGCGGGTTCACCGCCCTTTCCTCGACCTCACGGATCGGGTGCTCGGGCTGGCGGGCGTGGCGTTCCACCCGGAGTTCGCCACCAACGGCCTCTTCTTCGTCTCCTACAGCTGCGACAGCAGCGCCTCGCCGGCCTGCGGCGGCAGCAGGTGCTGGGGTGCTGCAGCCGGAAACGATTTGACGCCGTGCCAGTACCAGCTCGTCGTCGCTGAATTCTCCGCGAAAGGTGGCGCTGACTATTCCAAG GCGACTCGAGCTGATCCATCTGAAGTGACTAGGATCTTTACCATGGGTTTGCCTCAGCCACACACATCCTATTCGTACCAGAATCATGGCGGCCAAATCCTATTCCGACCCAGAGATAGCGATGGATACCTCTACCTCATCACCGGGTATGGTGATTTCTCAAAGGACAGGAGATCAATTTGGGGCAAAATTATCCGGTTCAATGTCGGCGGTGTGCCGG GAGAGAGCGTATGGGCAAGCGGCCGTGGCGCTTCAAAGACAGACAAGCCTCAGATCTTCACCATGGGCCTGAACAACCCGAGCGGATGCAACTTCGATTCCGAGAGACCATCCCACCTTTACTGCGCCGACGTGAATGAT CAACAGTACGAGCGGGTGTATGTGATCTCCATGGGTGGAAACTCTTCATCCAAGGCGGCCATCTCCCTCGTCATCAACCACGGCCGTCCGACAGACGGCAGGATGCCATCCATCGTCGGCGGTCTCGTCTACCGAGGGTCTGCCGATCCCTCACTAGAAGGAAGGAAAGTTTTGTCGTTTCCTTCCTTCCATTCCATCCATCGATTTCATGTCTGA
- the LOC133905252 gene encoding uncharacterized protein LOC133905252 isoform X1, giving the protein MRNRWHGAAGLGRLPWRSRSSSMAGSSRSSFPGACSGFLGAISDYKLALEGPVAYLDHYGVADPLSCKAVFQQLSYRKRVHHLNIYVIVCWRELNQIGPSLHIPLHINHSTRSFHMLKLSHIFPANNNALKEAFEVFCNKGVWQFKC; this is encoded by the exons ATGCGGAATCGCTGGCACGGCGCCGCCGGCCTCGGGAGGCTGCCGTGGCGTAGCAGGAGCTCCTCCATGGCCGGGAGCTCGAGGAGTAGTTTCCCAGGAGCGTGTTCTGGTTTCTTGGGAGCG ATCAGCGATTACAAACTAGCCCTTGAAGGCCCAGTGGCTTACCTAGATCATTATGGTGTTGCTGATCCCCTGTCCTGTAAGGCTGTGTTTCAGCAGCTCTCTTACAGAAAAAGAGTGCATCACCTCAATATCTATGTTATAGTCTGCTGGAGGGAATTGAATCAGATTGGCCCTTCCTTGCATATTCCTTTGCACATTAATCATAGTACAAGGTCATTTCACATGCTGAAGTTGTCGCACATATTTCCTGCAAATAATAAT GCACTTAAAGAAGCCTTTGAGGTCTTCTGTAACAAGGGTGTCTGGCAGTTCAAGTGCTGA
- the LOC133905252 gene encoding uncharacterized protein LOC133905252 isoform X2 produces MRNRWHGAAGLGRLPWRSRSSSMAGSSRSSFPGACSGFLGAISDYKLALEGPVAYLDHYGVADPLSCKAVFQQLSYRKRVHHLNIYVIVCWRELNQIGPSLHIPLHINHSTRSFHMLKLSHIFPANNNISVTTGT; encoded by the exons ATGCGGAATCGCTGGCACGGCGCCGCCGGCCTCGGGAGGCTGCCGTGGCGTAGCAGGAGCTCCTCCATGGCCGGGAGCTCGAGGAGTAGTTTCCCAGGAGCGTGTTCTGGTTTCTTGGGAGCG ATCAGCGATTACAAACTAGCCCTTGAAGGCCCAGTGGCTTACCTAGATCATTATGGTGTTGCTGATCCCCTGTCCTGTAAGGCTGTGTTTCAGCAGCTCTCTTACAGAAAAAGAGTGCATCACCTCAATATCTATGTTATAGTCTGCTGGAGGGAATTGAATCAGATTGGCCCTTCCTTGCATATTCCTTTGCACATTAATCATAGTACAAGGTCATTTCACATGCTGAAGTTGTCGCACATATTTCCTGCAAATAATAAT ATATCTGTCACTACAGGCACTTAA
- the LOC133904581 gene encoding uncharacterized protein LOC133904581, giving the protein MRQFVRSIVEMFGDEYLRSLNDEDTARLLAINEQRGFPGMLGSIDCMYWWWKNCLMAWSGSLNDINVMHRSHLLDDLIAREAPKVQYSINGHHYTMGYYLADGIYPEWATFVKPIQSPVGRKRQHFVLQQAAARKDVERAFGVLQSWFPIVRGTTRLWDQETLNNIMTACIIMHNMIIEDERLDEEVEHVYEGAGEDVQSSHDLTPPLVALSQWYSAIRSRHGHQHLRDDLVEHLWQIHGGE; this is encoded by the exons ATGAGGCAGTTTGTCCGTTCCATCGTCGAGATGTTCGGCGATGAGTACCTCCGTTCTCTGAATGATGAGGACACTGCTCGTTTGCTTGCTATCAATGAGCAAAGAGGGTTCCCAGGGATGCTGGGAAGCATTGATTGTATGTATTGGTGGTGGAAGAACTGTCTGATGGCGTGGTCAG GTTCTCTGAACGACATTAACGTTATGCACCGCTCACATCTCCTCGACGACCTTATCGCACGCGAGGCCCCAAAGGTACAATACTCTATTAATGGGCACCATTACACCATGGGGTACTACCTGGCAGATGGCATATATCCGGAATGGGCCACGTTCGTGAAGCCCATACaatctccagttgggaggaagcGGCAACACTTCGTGCTTCAGCAAGCGGCAGCACGGAAGGATGTAGAGCGTGCCTTCGGAGTACTGCAGTCCTGGTTTCCCATAGTCCGGGGGACAACGAGGTTATGGGATCAGGAAACCCTTAACAACATCATGACTGCCTGCattatcatgcacaacatgataatcgaaGATGAGAGATTGGATGAGGAGGTCGAACACGTGTACGAGGGTGCTGGTGAGGATGTGCAGTCATCACACGACCTAACCCCTCCATTGGTAGCATTGAGCCAATGGTACAGTGCTATAAGAAGCAGACACGGTCATCAACACCTCCGTGACGACCTTGTTGAACACCTTTGGCAGATCCACGGTGGGGAGTAG
- the LOC133904582 gene encoding glutathione S-transferase T2-like produces the protein MVQKFYGHYARALRSRRSGTTKGETIVVACKMFQAVEHKKFTLLPCWRELRHHPKWQSESSRKKQKTSAAGSPASMQHVESSPGAEAGDAPAFIGNPRPKRPPGRTRSKEVARGSTSSNSASAPMKEIFDRQFSLKERIEKDRAERFTEMMNVER, from the exons ATGGTGCAGAAGTTCTACGGCCACTATGCTAGGGCCCTACGTTCTAGGAGAAGTGGGACGACCAAGGGCGAGACG ATCGTGGTGGCTTGCAAGATGTTCCAGGCCGTGGAGCACAAAAAGTTCACATTGCTGCCTTGTTGGCGGGAGTTGAGGCATCATCCGAAGTGGCAATCGGAGTCCTCGCGCAAAAAGCAGAAGACCTCCGCCGCCGGGAGCCCCGCGTCGATGCAGCACGTTGAGTCATCTCCCGGAGCAGAAGCTGGGGATGCCCCTGCTTTCATTGGTAATCCACGTCCTAAAAGGCCACCTGGCCGGACTCGCTCCAAGGAGGTTGCCCGCGGTTCAACCTCGTCGAACTCAGCTTCTGCCCCCATGAAGGAGATATTTGACCGACAGTTCTCGTTAAAAGAAAGGATTGAGAAGGATAGGGCAGAGAGGTTTACTGAGATGATGAATGTGGAGCGTTAG
- the LOC133904456 gene encoding uncharacterized protein LOC133904456, protein MESSGEELLKKIRELEVGQAQLKQEMSKLIPGVGERRRSQSVSPRRGAPVPPPPPPPAKTMAPGRRASFPYASPLQREGRATGAGDAGTSSWLPERQYPRVLQSLGQSVHILDLDGRIIYWNRSAESLFGYPAWEALGQDALMLLVDSRDLNVVNDIFRRTSMGESWTGKFPVKNRAGDRFSAVATNTPFYDEDGSLVGIICVSSDSRHLEEIFCRPPTSARPQSESSGTYCDGSCSNNSRKTSLLNKSPFDPQQPLQSSLASKITNLATKVTNKVRSRVRTDEDGMEREGGSGESQFSDRGAKEEPTFSGTTTPRGDAPRGPFATEENSSGKSTNTKSDESGEGKVGFHKILSSKAEALLTKKGISWPWKGQESEGPDERNHVILPWLHGEQENGLNLQKVSDSSIAPDGQGAEHNQPSKNEASGSWSSFNNNSTSSASSTGSTNSSTLYKVDHEADCLDYEILWEDLVIGEQIGQGSCGTVYHALWYGSDVAVKVFSKQEYSEELIQTFRQEVSLMKKLRHPNILLFMGAVTSPQRLCIITEFLPRGSLFRLLQRSTTKLDVRRRVHMALDIARGMNYLHHSSPLIIHRDLKSSNLLVDKNWTVKVADFGLSRLKRETFLTTKNGQGTPQWMAPEVLRNEPSDEKSDVYSYGVILWELVTQKIPWENLNSMQVIGAVGFMNQRLDIPSDVDPQWTSIIRSCWESDPQQRPSFQELLERLRELQRHYAIQQRNAKNSIEE, encoded by the exons ATGGAGTCCAGCGGGGAGGAGCTCCTGAAGAAGATCCGGGAGCTGGAGGTGGGGCAGGCGCAGCTAAAGCAGGAGATGTCCAAGCTCATACCCGGCGTCGGGGAGCGGCGGCGCTCGCAGTCAGTCTCGCCGCGGCGCGGCGCgccggtgccgccgccgccgccgccgccggcgaagaCGATGGCGCCCGGGAGGCGGGCGTCATTCCCGTACGCGTCGCCGCTGCAGCGGGAGGGCCGCGCCACCGGCGCCGGAGACGCCGGCACCAGCTCTTGGCTGCCGGAGAGGCAGTACCCCAGGGTGCTGCAGTCGCTGGGGCAGTCCGTCCACATTCTTGACCTCGACGGGAGGATCATATACTG GAATCGATCTGCGGAGAGTCTGTTTGGTTATCCTGCATGGGAAGCCCTTGGTCAGGATGCCCTCATGCTTCTGGTTGATTCCCGTGACCTCAATGTGGTAAATGACATCTTCCGACGTACTTCTATGGGTGAGAGTTGGACTGGGAAGTTTCCAGTTAAGAACAGGGCCGGTGATAGGTTTTCAGCTGTTGCCACCAACACACCTTTCTACGATGAGGATGGCAGTTTGGTGGGTATCatttgtgtttcaagtgatTCGCGCCACTTGGAGGAGATATTTTGTAGGCCTCCAACCTCTGCAAGGCCCCAATCAGAATCATCTGGGACCTATTGTGATGGGAGTTGCAGCAACAACAGTCGCAAAACCAGTTTGTTGAACAAAAGTCCTTTTGATCCTCAGCAACCTCTGCAAAGCTCTTTAGCGTCCAAGATCACAAATTTG GCTACCAAGGTCACAAATAAAGTTCGTTCTCGGGTCAGGACAGATGAGGATGGCATGGAACGAGAAGGTGGCAGTGGTGAGAGTCAGTTCTCGGATCGTGGTGCTAAGGAAGAGCCAACATTTAGTGGAACAACTACACCAAGAGGGGACGCACCACGTGGCCCCTTTGCTACGGAGGAGAACTCCTCTGGAAAATCAACCAACACAAAGAGCGATGAATCAGGAGAAGGAAAAGTAGGGTTCCATAAGATTTTGAGTTCAAAGGCAGAGGCACTGCTGACCAAGAAAGGGATATCATGGCCTTGGAAAGGGCAGGAGAGTGAGGGACCTGATGAAAGAAATCATGTGATCCTGCCATGGTTGCATGGTGAGCAAGAGAATGGCCTAAATCTTCAGAAGGTTTCTGATTCTAGCATAGCTCCAGACGGTCAAGGTGCTGAACACAACCAACCTAGCAAAAATGAGGCATCAGGTTCCTGGTCCTCTTTCAACAATAACAGCACAAGCAGTGCAAGCAGCACTGGAAGCACTAATAGTAGTACTCTCTACAAAGTAGACCATGAAGCGGACTGTCTGGATTATGAGATCCTGTGGGAAGACCTTGTCATTGGAGAACAAATAGGTCAAG GCTCTTGTGGGACAGTATATCATGCTTTGTGGTATGGCTCG GATGTGGCTGTTAAAGTTTTCTCCAAGCAAGAATATTCGGAAGAATTGATACAGACCTTTCGGCAAGAG GTATCCCTTATGAAGAAACTGCGGCATCCTAATATATTGCTCTTCATGGGTGCGGTTACATCTCCACAACGCCTCTGTATCATAACAGAGTTCCTCCCTCG TGGAAGTTTGTTTCGCTTACTTCAAAGAAGCACTACCAAGTTGGATGTGAGACGACGCGTTCACATGGCTTTAGATATT GCAAGGGGAATGAATTATCTTCACCATTCCAGCCCACTTATCATTCATCGAGATTTAAAATCATCTAATCTGTTGGTTGATAAGAACTGGACTGTGAAG GTGGCAGACTTTGGTCTTTCACGTCTCAAGCGCGAAACGTTCCTGACAACAAAAAATGGACAAGGAACA CCGCAATGGATGGCACCCGAGGTGTTGCGCAATGAACCTTCAGATGAGAA GTCCGATGTGTATAGTTATGGGGTGATTCTGTGGGAACTTGTTACTCAGAAGATACCCTGGGAAAATCTGAACTCGATGCAG GTCATTGGTGCAGTTGGTTTCATGAACCAAAGGTTGGATATTCCAAGCGATGTAGATCCTCAATGGACATCAATTATCCGAAGCTGTTGGGAAAG CGACCCACAACAACGTCCGTCGTTCCAAGAACTTCTGGAGAGGCTTCGAGAACTGCAAAGACATTATGCCATCCAGCAGCGGAATGCAAAGAACAGCATCGAGGAGTGA